A part of Parvimonas micra genomic DNA contains:
- the trkA gene encoding Trk system potassium transporter TrkA, with protein MKIIIVGAGKVGEYLFTDLNTEDNDIILIEKRQEILNEMLSKYDIMGISGSGTNYDVLEEAGVADSDVFISVTESDETNIISCIFAKNMGAKYTIARVRNPEYSSKSGFVKEVLGIDLVINPEFVAAREISRGLKYPFAHSVETFADGRVKLIGISVGKDSPLKDIKISDLQQKFNIKILIGIVERKDEIFIPSGDFIIRENDKVYFTGTDEFAYKFYNILEGGNKKIESVFIIGGSRISYYLISNLIRENIKIKLVEVNRDLATSFSEKFPSNVKVICADGSDSDVLDEEGLTNYDACVALTGIDEENIMLGMFAEKLNVKKAVAKVSRISLLNIIPSTERFSFVTPKRLVSDIIISVVRSIINSEGSNIETLHRLSNNAEAVEIKVNRKSKVLDIPLKELKIKDNVLIAYIIRDNKLIFPTGEDSIMVNDTVIVISKANLIQNIDCILA; from the coding sequence ATGAAAATTATAATAGTTGGAGCCGGGAAGGTTGGAGAGTATTTATTTACTGATTTGAATACAGAAGACAATGATATTATTTTAATAGAAAAAAGACAAGAAATACTAAATGAAATGTTATCTAAATATGATATTATGGGAATTTCCGGAAGTGGAACGAACTATGATGTTTTAGAAGAGGCGGGAGTTGCAGATAGCGATGTATTTATTTCTGTAACTGAAAGTGACGAAACAAATATTATATCTTGTATCTTTGCAAAGAATATGGGAGCAAAGTATACTATTGCACGTGTTAGAAATCCGGAATATTCTTCTAAGTCTGGTTTTGTAAAGGAAGTATTGGGAATTGATTTAGTAATTAATCCCGAATTTGTCGCTGCAAGAGAAATTTCCAGAGGGTTAAAGTATCCATTTGCACATTCAGTTGAAACTTTTGCAGATGGGCGAGTGAAGCTTATAGGAATTTCTGTTGGGAAGGACAGTCCATTGAAAGATATCAAAATTTCGGACTTGCAACAAAAGTTTAATATAAAAATTTTAATTGGAATAGTTGAAAGAAAAGATGAAATTTTTATTCCATCAGGAGATTTCATTATTAGAGAAAATGATAAAGTTTATTTCACAGGAACTGATGAATTTGCATATAAATTTTACAATATATTAGAAGGTGGAAATAAAAAGATAGAATCCGTTTTTATAATAGGTGGTAGTAGAATTTCTTACTACTTAATTTCAAACTTAATTCGTGAAAATATTAAAATTAAGCTGGTTGAAGTTAATAGAGATCTGGCAACTTCATTTAGTGAAAAATTTCCATCAAATGTTAAAGTTATTTGTGCAGATGGTTCAGACTCTGATGTTTTAGATGAAGAGGGATTAACAAATTATGATGCTTGTGTAGCATTAACAGGGATTGATGAAGAAAATATTATGTTAGGAATGTTTGCTGAAAAACTTAATGTAAAAAAAGCTGTTGCAAAAGTTAGTAGAATTTCTCTTTTAAATATAATTCCATCTACTGAAAGATTTTCATTTGTTACACCAAAAAGATTAGTTTCTGACATAATAATTAGTGTAGTAAGGTCAATTATTAATAGCGAGGGATCAAATATAGAGACTTTGCATAGATTATCAAATAATGCTGAGGCTGTTGAGATAAAAGTAAATAGAAAATCTAAAGTACTGGATATCCCACTAAAAGAGTTGAAAATAAAAGATAATGTACTTATAGCATACATAATTAGAGATAATAAACTAATTTTCCCAACGGGAGAAGATTCTATAATGGTAAATGATACTGTAATAGTGATTTC